From Thermodesulfatator atlanticus DSM 21156, a single genomic window includes:
- a CDS encoding type II toxin-antitoxin system Phd/YefM family antitoxin: MPKKSSVLDRIKREISKTSQRGLTMAIIGVYEARTKFSELLDRVAQGERFVITRRGIPVAVIKPIAPQRRRKIEEIVEEIKKFRKRHRLNGLKIKELIEEGRM, from the coding sequence ATGCCCAAAAAATCTAGCGTTCTTGACCGAATTAAGCGGGAAATATCTAAGACTAGTCAACGGGGTTTGACCATGGCCATTATAGGGGTTTACGAAGCCAGAACCAAGTTTTCTGAACTTTTAGATCGTGTGGCTCAGGGGGAAAGGTTTGTTATTACCCGGCGAGGAATTCCGGTGGCTGTTATAAAACCTATCGCTCCCCAAAGAAGACGGAAAATAGAGGAAATCGTAGAAGAAATCAAAAAATTCCGAAAAAGGCACCGGTTAAACGGGCTTAAAATTAAAGAACTGATCGAAGAGGGGCGCATGTGA
- a CDS encoding HypC/HybG/HupF family hydrogenase formation chaperone — translation MCLGVPMKLTKVTYPTGIAEVDGVKREVNLQLLPEEEIKEGDYVIVHVGFAIQKLTPEEAEETWRLLKQVLESHA, via the coding sequence ATGTGTCTTGGCGTTCCCATGAAGCTCACAAAAGTCACGTACCCCACAGGTATCGCTGAAGTTGACGGGGTCAAAAGAGAAGTAAATCTTCAACTCCTTCCAGAAGAAGAAATAAAAGAAGGAGATTATGTAATCGTGCACGTAGGCTTTGCCATCCAAAAACTAACCCCAGAAGAAGCCGAAGAAACCTGGCGACTTTTAAAACAAGTCCTTGAAAGCCATGCATGA
- the hypF gene encoding carbamoyltransferase HypF, with the protein MAGNPEGLGITVKGVVQGVGFRPFVYRLAKRFGLTGSVRNTGEGVLIEAFGDEKALLAFLKALKEEAPPLARIESLKTTPLEGKAPSEFLVLESQGGTKKTKIPPDVATCEACLAELFDADDRRFRYPFINCTDCGPRFSVILDLPYDRGKTTMKVFLLCPECQSEYQNPEDRRFHAEPNACPACGPKIWLCDAKGNALRDVEDPLAFAIEALREGKILALRGLGGFHLACDATNQEACHILRKRKKRPRKPFAIMVKDLAAAELLAELGPEEKRLLCSPKRPILLARAKSPSPLAAEIAPGLDILGLMLPYTPLHHLLLREGDFLALVMTSGNLSGEPLCVSNEEALTRLKGIADFFLLHNREIAIGIDDSVMRFIAGKPRLIRRARGFVPEPLPYPFTEKRVFAFGPHLKNTFTLTREDEAFISQHLGDLEDLETVRFFKKVRAHFENILHVRPQVLVCDLHPGYLSTELAEEEAKKTGLPLVKVQHHVAHAAAVAGEFGIRPPFLALILDGVGLGDDHTLWGGELFYVEAGSYQRLGHIFPVGQPGGDAAAREPWRMLLAYLYALYGDKALETFRKLLPDTFWAKGEIVFKMLARGVNAPLTTSTGRLFDACAALLGVCYEQSFEGEAPMLLEAMAARAQERLIFEIPLTVKEHLVLDTRRLFRLLLEHLEKYDQETLALGFHLSLARGFALLIRSAVQQTGLKRIVLSGGCFQNKILADELLRELLKDYEVYFPEKLPPNDGAVSYGQAIWASWKLKLKG; encoded by the coding sequence GTGGCTGGAAACCCTGAAGGCCTTGGCATCACAGTAAAAGGCGTAGTCCAGGGCGTGGGCTTCAGGCCCTTTGTCTATCGCCTGGCCAAGCGTTTCGGCCTTACGGGAAGCGTTAGAAACACCGGTGAAGGGGTCCTCATTGAGGCCTTTGGTGACGAAAAAGCCCTTTTGGCCTTTTTAAAGGCCCTTAAAGAAGAAGCCCCGCCCCTTGCCCGCATTGAAAGCCTTAAGACAACCCCGCTAGAAGGGAAGGCCCCTTCTGAATTCTTGGTCCTTGAAAGCCAGGGCGGCACCAAAAAGACCAAGATTCCGCCAGATGTGGCCACGTGTGAGGCCTGTCTTGCCGAACTCTTTGACGCGGACGACCGCCGTTTTCGCTATCCATTTATTAATTGCACAGACTGTGGCCCTCGCTTTAGCGTGATCCTTGATCTCCCTTACGACCGGGGAAAGACCACCATGAAGGTCTTCCTCCTTTGCCCTGAATGCCAAAGCGAGTACCAAAACCCGGAAGACCGCCGGTTTCACGCCGAGCCCAACGCCTGCCCGGCCTGTGGCCCTAAAATATGGCTCTGTGACGCAAAGGGCAACGCCCTTAGAGATGTAGAAGACCCCCTTGCCTTTGCCATAGAGGCGCTTCGAGAGGGGAAGATCCTTGCCCTGCGCGGGCTTGGGGGGTTTCACCTGGCCTGTGACGCTACCAACCAAGAGGCCTGCCACATCTTGCGTAAACGCAAAAAACGTCCCCGCAAGCCCTTTGCCATCATGGTAAAAGACCTCGCGGCAGCGGAATTGTTGGCAGAACTTGGTCCAGAAGAAAAAAGGCTTCTTTGCTCACCCAAAAGACCTATCCTTTTAGCCAGGGCCAAAAGCCCCTCACCCCTTGCGGCAGAAATAGCCCCAGGGCTTGATATCTTGGGCCTCATGCTCCCCTACACCCCGCTTCACCATCTCTTGCTAAGGGAGGGTGATTTTCTGGCCTTGGTGATGACCAGCGGGAATCTCTCAGGTGAGCCCCTTTGTGTCTCAAATGAAGAGGCCCTAACGCGCCTAAAGGGTATTGCCGACTTTTTCCTACTGCACAACCGGGAAATCGCTATCGGTATAGACGATTCGGTCATGCGCTTCATAGCGGGAAAGCCCCGCCTCATAAGAAGGGCAAGAGGCTTTGTGCCTGAGCCGCTTCCCTACCCCTTTACGGAAAAAAGGGTCTTTGCCTTTGGGCCGCACCTCAAAAACACCTTTACCCTTACCCGGGAGGACGAGGCCTTTATCTCCCAACACCTTGGCGACCTGGAAGACTTAGAGACCGTGCGCTTTTTCAAAAAAGTGCGCGCCCATTTTGAAAATATTTTGCACGTAAGGCCTCAGGTCCTTGTCTGCGATTTGCATCCCGGGTACTTGAGCACTGAGCTTGCGGAAGAAGAGGCCAAAAAGACCGGGCTCCCACTGGTAAAGGTGCAGCACCACGTGGCCCACGCCGCCGCGGTGGCTGGAGAGTTTGGAATACGCCCCCCGTTTCTTGCCTTAATTCTTGATGGCGTTGGCCTGGGCGATGACCATACTCTCTGGGGCGGAGAGCTCTTCTATGTTGAGGCCGGCAGCTATCAGCGCCTGGGGCATATCTTTCCGGTAGGGCAACCTGGTGGGGATGCCGCGGCAAGGGAGCCCTGGCGCATGCTGCTTGCTTATCTTTACGCGCTCTACGGTGACAAAGCCCTTGAAACTTTTCGGAAGCTTCTCCCTGATACTTTTTGGGCAAAGGGAGAAATAGTGTTTAAAATGCTTGCCCGCGGGGTAAACGCCCCGCTTACCACCAGCACCGGGCGCCTCTTTGACGCCTGTGCCGCGCTCCTTGGGGTGTGCTACGAGCAAAGTTTTGAGGGCGAGGCCCCCATGCTCCTTGAGGCCATGGCCGCCAGGGCCCAAGAAAGACTAATTTTCGAAATCCCGCTTACGGTTAAAGAGCACCTGGTCCTTGATACCCGCAGGCTATTTCGGCTTCTATTGGAGCACCTGGAAAAGTACGACCAAGAGACCCTGGCCCTTGGGTTTCACCTCTCTCTGGCCAGGGGTTTTGCACTGCTGATAAGGTCTGCCGTCCAACAAACGGGCCTTAAAAGAATCGTCTTAAGTGGCGGTTGTTTCCAGAACAAAATCCTTGCCGACGAGCTCCTAAGAGAGCTTCTGAAGGATTACGAAGTTTATTTTCCGGAAAAGCTTCCCCCAAACGACGGCGCCGTCTCTTACGGCCAGGCCATTTGGGCCAGCTGGAAGTTAAAACTTAAAGGTTAA
- the hypA gene encoding hydrogenase maturation nickel metallochaperone HypA, with amino-acid sequence MHETSLVLAMCSQIEEMARAQKAQEVLSITVRIGEVAGVEEEIFAFAFEVYKKENPLFKKSELKIEKIPARKKCLACGEEFQGLSPKKCPRCGKEQFSYTGGDELQIAKVELMVED; translated from the coding sequence ATGCATGAAACCTCTCTTGTACTTGCCATGTGTTCCCAAATAGAAGAAATGGCCCGCGCCCAAAAGGCCCAGGAGGTCCTTTCGATAACCGTGCGAATAGGCGAAGTAGCAGGTGTTGAAGAAGAAATTTTTGCCTTTGCCTTTGAAGTATATAAAAAAGAAAATCCACTCTTTAAAAAAAGCGAATTAAAAATAGAGAAAATCCCTGCCAGGAAAAAATGCCTGGCCTGTGGTGAAGAATTTCAAGGCCTTTCTCCCAAAAAGTGTCCTCGTTGCGGAAAAGAACAATTTAGCTACACTGGCGGGGACGAATTACAAATAGCCAAAGTGGAACTAATGGTGGAGGATTAA
- the hypB gene encoding hydrogenase nickel incorporation protein HypB — translation MCEHCGCHERTKEITLEHKILSENEAIAESNRAHFKAKGIKAINLISSPGSGKTTLLEATIDALAGEIPMAVIEGDPETERDAERIRQKGIPAVQVTTGGACHLDARTVHRAFHQLEENQFKLLFIENVGNLLCPSAFDLGEDLRVVLVSVPEGSDKPAKYPAAFYRADIFLITKIDLLPYFDFDLEEARRLAQELNPRLKIIPLSAKTGEGMSLWLETLKALASQ, via the coding sequence ATGTGTGAACATTGTGGCTGCCATGAACGCACCAAAGAAATCACCCTTGAGCATAAAATCCTTTCGGAAAACGAAGCCATTGCGGAAAGTAACAGGGCCCACTTTAAGGCCAAAGGCATAAAGGCCATAAACCTGATTAGCTCACCCGGCTCCGGGAAAACCACCCTTCTTGAGGCCACCATAGACGCCCTGGCAGGCGAAATCCCTATGGCCGTTATTGAAGGAGACCCTGAGACCGAACGCGATGCCGAAAGGATCCGTCAAAAAGGCATTCCCGCAGTGCAGGTGACCACTGGTGGCGCCTGCCATCTTGACGCCCGTACGGTGCACCGTGCGTTCCACCAGTTAGAAGAAAACCAGTTCAAACTCCTTTTTATAGAAAACGTTGGCAATCTCCTTTGCCCCTCAGCCTTTGACCTTGGCGAGGACCTAAGAGTCGTGCTTGTCTCTGTGCCAGAAGGATCTGACAAGCCTGCCAAATACCCTGCTGCTTTTTATAGGGCCGATATCTTCCTCATCACCAAAATAGACCTTCTTCCTTACTTTGACTTTGATCTCGAAGAGGCCCGTCGCCTGGCACAAGAATTAAACCCCAGGTTAAAGATCATCCCCCTTTCCGCTAAGACCGGAGAAGGTATGTCATTGTGGCTGGAAACCCTGAAGGCCTTGGCATCACAGTAA
- the rimO gene encoding 30S ribosomal protein S12 methylthiotransferase RimO, giving the protein MKIYPVLLGCPKNRVDAEKFLASLAELGVEVVLDPEEADILFVNTCAFIREAVEESLDVIFELAEEKLSHQRLVVGGCLVTRYKEALLPELPEVDQFLGIEAYRDPKAILSKKRYVPRLEGPETTKRLLTENPFYAYLKVSDGCKHACSFCTIPRIRGPLRSVPERLILEEAKALLARGVQEFILVGQDVSAYGLDRGEYALPGLLKKLAQEVAPAWVRLLYLYPQGINDALLETMASFANICPYFDIPIQHASPRILKKMRRSFEPEKMLALLEKIRKSFPQAGLRTSVIVGFPGEDEKDFEALLSFLQEARFDHLGAFIFSPEDGTLAAKMPGQIPQAEKEARFHQVMQLQQEISRENLVARLGQTTEVLIEGVDEEGCLIGRTPFQAPEIDGVTFLEGEAIVGDIVPARLVKADVYDLHARVES; this is encoded by the coding sequence ATGAAAATTTATCCGGTGCTTCTCGGGTGTCCTAAAAACCGTGTGGACGCGGAAAAATTCTTGGCTTCTCTGGCGGAGCTTGGCGTGGAGGTGGTGCTTGATCCCGAAGAGGCAGATATCCTCTTTGTAAACACCTGCGCCTTTATTAGGGAAGCCGTTGAAGAATCCCTTGACGTAATTTTTGAGCTTGCCGAAGAAAAACTTTCCCACCAGCGCCTGGTGGTGGGAGGCTGCCTTGTTACGCGCTACAAAGAGGCACTTTTACCGGAACTTCCCGAGGTGGATCAATTCCTTGGCATTGAGGCCTACCGCGATCCCAAGGCCATACTTTCTAAAAAACGCTATGTCCCCCGTCTAGAAGGCCCAGAGACTACCAAGCGGCTGCTTACGGAAAACCCGTTCTATGCGTATCTTAAGGTCTCTGACGGCTGCAAACACGCCTGTTCTTTCTGTACTATTCCGCGTATTCGCGGGCCGCTTCGCAGTGTGCCTGAAAGACTAATTCTTGAGGAAGCAAAAGCGCTTTTGGCGCGTGGGGTACAAGAGTTTATCCTGGTGGGGCAAGATGTCTCGGCCTACGGTCTTGACCGGGGGGAGTATGCCCTCCCGGGGCTTTTAAAAAAGCTTGCCCAGGAAGTGGCCCCGGCGTGGGTGAGGCTACTTTATCTTTACCCTCAGGGCATAAACGACGCACTCCTTGAGACCATGGCCTCTTTTGCGAACATTTGTCCTTATTTTGATATTCCCATCCAGCACGCAAGCCCGCGCATCCTCAAGAAAATGCGTCGGTCCTTTGAGCCCGAAAAGATGCTTGCTCTTCTGGAAAAGATTCGTAAGTCCTTTCCGCAGGCAGGCTTAAGGACAAGCGTAATCGTGGGCTTTCCCGGGGAGGACGAAAAAGACTTTGAGGCCCTTCTTTCCTTTTTGCAGGAGGCTCGTTTTGACCACCTGGGGGCCTTTATCTTTTCGCCAGAAGATGGCACACTTGCCGCCAAAATGCCGGGTCAAATCCCTCAAGCCGAAAAAGAGGCCCGGTTCCACCAGGTTATGCAGCTTCAGCAGGAGATCTCCCGCGAGAACCTTGTCGCCCGCCTGGGCCAAACCACCGAGGTGCTCATCGAAGGTGTTGACGAAGAAGGCTGCCTGATCGGGCGCACCCCTTTCCAGGCCCCAGAGATCGACGGGGTGACTTTTCTTGAGGGCGAAGCCATTGTGGGAGACATCGTCCCCGCGCGCCTTGTTAAGGCCGACGTTTACGACCTTCACGCTCGCGTGGAATCCTGA
- a CDS encoding hydrogenase maturation protease: MNGSTKAAIIGLGNILFKDEGFGVHLVRYLMNHYRFPVNCQVIDGGCAGLSLLDLMRGNDLVFIIDVYLSQEDPPGSYKIFSWNDIENLKGNNFASVHQFGVKDALGVARLQGIVPEVFKTYAVVPENMDLGLELSPTLAKVLPLLAEKVVSDLTNYNFKIEKV, encoded by the coding sequence ATGAATGGCTCTACAAAAGCTGCTATAATTGGACTGGGAAATATCCTTTTTAAAGATGAAGGATTCGGTGTTCATCTTGTTAGATATCTCATGAACCATTATCGCTTCCCCGTAAATTGCCAAGTAATTGACGGTGGTTGTGCTGGACTTTCCCTTCTTGATCTTATGCGTGGGAATGATTTAGTCTTCATCATAGACGTATATCTCTCTCAAGAAGATCCCCCGGGCTCTTATAAAATATTTTCGTGGAATGATATCGAAAACTTAAAAGGAAATAACTTTGCGTCCGTCCACCAATTCGGCGTAAAAGACGCCCTAGGAGTAGCAAGGCTTCAGGGAATTGTGCCCGAAGTTTTTAAAACATATGCTGTAGTACCGGAAAATATGGACCTTGGCCTTGAACTTAGCCCAACCTTAGCAAAGGTTCTACCGCTTCTTGCCGAAAAGGTTGTTAGCGATTTAACGAACTACAATTTTAAGATAGAAAAGGTATAG
- the panD gene encoding aspartate 1-decarboxylase, with the protein MWRKFLRSKIHTLRITNKNLNYEGSITLDPRFMIAAGLEPFESVWVYNLANGERFETYVIKGEWGSKEVCLNGAAARKGEVGDKIILVSYTWLSPEEIDQATVTLVYVDDDNNILEEKRLPVKE; encoded by the coding sequence ATGTGGCGGAAGTTTTTGCGCTCAAAAATACATACGCTCCGCATTACGAACAAAAATCTGAACTATGAGGGGAGCATTACTCTTGACCCGCGGTTTATGATTGCCGCTGGCCTTGAGCCCTTTGAATCCGTCTGGGTCTATAACCTGGCCAATGGCGAACGCTTTGAGACTTACGTTATCAAGGGCGAGTGGGGGAGCAAAGAAGTTTGCCTAAACGGGGCGGCGGCACGCAAGGGAGAAGTGGGGGATAAGATAATCCTTGTCTCTTACACCTGGCTTAGCCCCGAGGAGATAGACCAGGCTACCGTCACTCTCGTCTATGTTGACGACGATAACAACATCCTTGAGGAAAAACGCCTGCCCGTTAAAGAATAA